A window from Ruminiclostridium josui JCM 17888 encodes these proteins:
- a CDS encoding hydroxymethylglutaryl-CoA synthase family protein, producing MVPVGIEALNVFGGTAYLDVMQLAEHRKLDTARFENLLMKEKTVALPYEDPITFGVNAAKPIVDRMTEDEKNRIELLITCSESGIDFGKSISTYIHQYLGLNRNCRLFELKNACYSGTAGLQMAVNFILSQTSPGAKALVIATDISRFLIVDEGEALSMDWSFVEPSAGAGAVALLISETPYVYRVDVGANGYYGYEVMDTCRPVPDSEAGDSDLSLTSYLDCCEQTFLEYQKRVKGADYGETFHYLAFHTPFGGMVKGAHRTMMRKMKHAKPAEIEEDFIRRVMPGMVYCQRVGNIMGATVFLSLASTIDLGNFDTPKRIGCYSYGSGCCSEFYSGVVTARGQQIQRQFDIGKRLDQRYKLSMDEYEILLRGSGAVKFGTRNCKSDFDLLPGIIDSVKDTPKLYLEGIHEFHREYRWI from the coding sequence ATGGTACCAGTTGGAATTGAGGCTTTAAATGTATTTGGCGGAACAGCTTATCTGGATGTAATGCAATTGGCAGAGCACCGCAAATTAGATACAGCTAGGTTTGAAAACCTATTAATGAAGGAAAAGACTGTCGCACTGCCTTATGAAGACCCTATTACCTTTGGCGTAAATGCAGCAAAGCCGATTGTTGATAGGATGACAGAGGATGAGAAAAATAGGATTGAGTTGCTTATTACCTGTTCAGAATCGGGGATTGACTTTGGAAAATCTATCAGCACTTATATCCATCAGTATCTTGGCCTTAATCGCAATTGCAGATTATTTGAATTGAAGAATGCATGTTATTCCGGGACTGCAGGTTTGCAGATGGCTGTAAACTTTATATTGTCTCAAACTTCACCGGGAGCAAAGGCTTTAGTAATTGCTACTGATATTTCAAGGTTTCTGATAGTGGATGAAGGTGAGGCTTTATCAATGGACTGGTCATTTGTAGAACCCAGTGCCGGGGCAGGGGCAGTGGCTTTATTGATAAGTGAGACTCCTTATGTCTACAGGGTAGATGTGGGAGCAAATGGTTACTACGGATATGAGGTTATGGATACTTGCCGTCCTGTGCCTGATAGTGAAGCCGGCGATTCAGACTTGTCTTTAACCTCATATTTGGATTGCTGTGAGCAGACGTTCTTGGAATATCAGAAAAGAGTTAAAGGTGCAGATTACGGTGAAACCTTCCATTATCTCGCATTCCACACTCCTTTTGGGGGAATGGTAAAAGGTGCGCACCGCACAATGATGAGAAAAATGAAGCATGCAAAGCCGGCCGAAATCGAAGAAGATTTCATCCGTCGAGTTATGCCGGGTATGGTTTATTGTCAAAGAGTTGGCAATATTATGGGGGCTACGGTATTCTTATCCCTTGCAAGCACTATTGATTTGGGGAATTTTGATACGCCCAAAAGGATAGGTTGCTATTCATACGGCTCAGGTTGTTGTTCGGAGTTCTACAGTGGGGTTGTTACAGCAAGGGGACAGCAAATTCAGCGTCAATTTGATATAGGTAAGAGACTGGATCAACGCTATAAGTTGTCTATGGATGAGTATGAAATATTGCTAAGGGGAAGTGGTGCAGTTAAGTTTGGAACAAGAAACTGCAAATCTGATTTTGATTTACTTCCAGGCATTATTGATTCAGTTAAGGATACTCCAAAATTATATTTGGAAGGAATTCACGAATTTCATCGTGAATATAGGTGGATCTAA
- a CDS encoding enoyl-CoA hydratase/isomerase, which translates to MNFETIDVRFQDTFCFLKFNRLEAKNAITNRLVDEVLQVAEMCEESVTVLILEGSPEYFCFGADFEVIYETMKQGEQFEQDPEPLYNLWLKLATGPYITVSHVRGKANAGGVGFVAASDIVIADSNAQFSLSELLFGLFPACVLPFLKRKIGLQKAHYMSLMTQPISAQQAYSWGLVDALGDDSELLLRKHFLRLKYISKTAVRKYKKYISMLDNDLVKSKELAVEANRDVFSDPENLNKIFQFIENMK; encoded by the coding sequence ATGAATTTTGAGACTATTGATGTACGTTTTCAGGATACTTTTTGCTTTCTAAAATTTAATCGACTCGAGGCCAAAAATGCCATAACCAACCGCTTGGTTGATGAAGTACTCCAAGTTGCGGAAATGTGTGAAGAATCTGTGACTGTTTTGATTCTGGAAGGATCTCCTGAATACTTTTGCTTTGGTGCTGATTTTGAGGTCATCTATGAAACTATGAAACAGGGAGAACAGTTTGAACAGGACCCGGAGCCCCTGTATAATTTATGGCTTAAGTTGGCGACAGGCCCATATATTACAGTATCTCATGTCAGAGGAAAAGCCAATGCCGGAGGAGTGGGTTTTGTTGCTGCAAGCGATATTGTTATTGCAGATTCAAATGCTCAGTTCAGTTTGTCTGAATTACTGTTTGGACTTTTTCCGGCATGTGTATTGCCTTTCTTAAAAAGAAAAATAGGATTACAGAAAGCCCATTATATGTCTTTGATGACACAACCCATCTCGGCACAGCAAGCCTACTCGTGGGGGTTGGTGGATGCTTTGGGAGACGATAGCGAATTACTACTCAGGAAACATTTTCTAAGGTTGAAATATATATCGAAAACTGCGGTTCGAAAGTATAAAAAGTACATCAGCATGCTGGACAATGATTTAGTAAAGTCAAAAGAATTGGCAGTTGAAGCAAATCGTG